A genomic stretch from Streptomyces fungicidicus includes:
- a CDS encoding SDR family oxidoreductase encodes MSTPTTTRVALVTDGSGGIGRAAAKRLARDGFAVAVHYAGNRARAEETVAAITAAGGRALAVAGDVADETAMALAFDSVRSAFGGLDVVVNTAGVMILAPVETLDLADLDRMHRTNIRGTFVVGQQAARALRPGGALINFSTSVVRTQLPAYSAYVASKAAVEAMTLVLARELRGRDITVNAVAPGPTATPLFLQGKDEATVDRLAQAAPLERLGDPEDIAEVVAFLAGPARWVNGQVLYANGGLA; translated from the coding sequence ATGAGCACCCCCACCACCACCCGCGTCGCCCTGGTCACCGACGGTTCCGGCGGCATCGGCCGCGCCGCGGCCAAGCGGCTGGCACGCGACGGGTTCGCCGTCGCCGTCCACTACGCCGGCAACCGGGCCAGGGCCGAGGAGACCGTCGCCGCGATCACAGCCGCCGGCGGCCGGGCACTCGCCGTGGCCGGCGACGTCGCCGACGAGACGGCGATGGCCCTCGCCTTCGACAGCGTGCGGTCCGCCTTCGGCGGCCTAGACGTCGTGGTGAACACCGCGGGCGTCATGATCCTCGCGCCCGTCGAGACGCTCGACCTCGCCGACCTCGACCGGATGCACCGCACCAACATCCGCGGCACCTTCGTCGTCGGCCAGCAGGCCGCCCGCGCCCTGCGCCCCGGCGGCGCCCTCATCAACTTCTCCACCTCGGTGGTCCGCACCCAGCTGCCCGCCTACAGCGCCTACGTCGCCAGCAAGGCGGCGGTCGAGGCCATGACCCTCGTCCTCGCGAGGGAGCTGCGCGGCCGGGACATCACCGTCAACGCCGTCGCCCCCGGCCCCACCGCCACTCCCCTCTTCCTCCAGGGAAAGGACGAGGCGACCGTCGACAGGCTCGCGCAGGCGGCCCCGCTGGAGCGACTGGGCGACCCCGAGGACATCGCCGAAGTCGTCGCCTTCCTCGCCGGCCCCGCGCGCTGGGTCAACGGCCAGGTCCTCTACGCCAACGGCGGCCTCGCGTGA